The DNA window AGGGCTGTTGAAGCGTCCGGGCATCGAAATCGTTTCCGGACGTGGCCAGGTGGTCGGTCCTCGTACCGTCGAGGTGGACGGTCGACGCATCACCGGGGATTCGCTGGTCCTCGCGACTGGGTCGTATTCGCGCACCGTGCCGGGAATCGAACTCGGGCCACGGGTATTCACCAGTGACGACGCGTTGTCGCTCGACCGGGTGCCGGAGTCGGTCGTCGTACTGGGCGGCGGAGTCATCGGAATCGAGTTCGCCAGCATCTGGGCATCGTTCGACGCCAAGGTCACGGTCGTCGAGGCACTCGATCGCATCGTTCCGGGTGAAGACGAATGGTCCTCGAAGCAGTTGACCAAAGCACTACGCAAGCGCGGCATCGACATTCGTACCGGAACCAAAGTCGAGACCGTCACCGAATCTTTCGACGACGTCGCGGTGGCACTGTCATCCGGGGACATCCTCACTGCCGATCTCGTGCTGGTGTCCGTCGGACGCGGACCCCGCACCGAGGGTCTCGGTCTGGCCGAGCAGGGCATCGCCACCGAGCGCGGTTTCGTCACTGTCGACGACAATCTGCTCACCAGCGCCGATGGCGTCTATGCCGTCGGCGACATTGTGCCCGGTTACCAACTGGCACATCGCGGTTTTCAGCACGGCATGTTCGTCGCCGAGCACATCGCCGGCCTCGCACCTGCGCGCATCGACGGTGATCTCGTTCCACGCGTGACCTATTCGCATCCGGAGGTGGCGTCGGTGGGACTCACCGAGAAGGCAGCGGAGGAGAAGTACGGCACCGTGACGTCGATGGTCTACGACCTGGGCGGCAACGGCAAGAGCCGGATTCTCTCCACCGCAGGCGGAGTCAAGGTGATCCGCGCACGCGAGGACGGCCCGGTCGTCGGCGTCCATCTTGTCGGCGACCGGGTGGGTGAATTGATCGGCGAGGCGCAACTCGCGGTCGCATGGGAGGCACTGCCGTCGGAGGTCGGCAGCTTCGTCCACGCCCACCCCACGCAGAACGAGGCACTCGGTGAAGCGATGATGGCACTGTCCGGACGGCCGTTGCACGCGCACAGCTGAACACGAGGCGTCGGCGAACGCGTTGCCCGATCTTACTTCGGCGACAGTCACCCGAACGAGGTCAACCTCCTTCAGAGCTCTGCGGTCACACAGCCGTGGACTAGAGCGTGTCTCCCAAATTTGAGAGGTGCTGTCAGCGATGATATTTCGATGACGCGCGTGGGAGTGATCAGTGACGA is part of the Rhodococcus sovatensis genome and encodes:
- the lpdA gene encoding dihydrolipoyl dehydrogenase, with translation MSDVDIVVLGGGSGGYSCALRAEQLGLSVALIEEDKLGGTCLHRGCIPTKALLHTAEVADAVRGSAHVGVTASLVGVDMPAALDYQRSVVAGLYSGLQGLLKRPGIEIVSGRGQVVGPRTVEVDGRRITGDSLVLATGSYSRTVPGIELGPRVFTSDDALSLDRVPESVVVLGGGVIGIEFASIWASFDAKVTVVEALDRIVPGEDEWSSKQLTKALRKRGIDIRTGTKVETVTESFDDVAVALSSGDILTADLVLVSVGRGPRTEGLGLAEQGIATERGFVTVDDNLLTSADGVYAVGDIVPGYQLAHRGFQHGMFVAEHIAGLAPARIDGDLVPRVTYSHPEVASVGLTEKAAEEKYGTVTSMVYDLGGNGKSRILSTAGGVKVIRAREDGPVVGVHLVGDRVGELIGEAQLAVAWEALPSEVGSFVHAHPTQNEALGEAMMALSGRPLHAHS